One window of the Ferrimicrobium sp. genome contains the following:
- a CDS encoding glycosyltransferase gives MSGQETRKSVRLDRRSGSRLGPLILDPRAGALLAITGDLPHHFDTDNPGNYRSLMAAGVLVPSSRSATPSVSVVIPTRNPPADSFNSLVQTLATSPWVSEVIIVDDASDHPIRVDNALILRNEVTLGPGAARNQGAQRSTNEVLLFIDADIVSVDEELCSLLKLLTHRQIVALAPRVIEEEHPSPLDLGPSPTIVDGQHLNHLPGAVLAIDRRRFEAVGGFAEDLRLGEDVDLINRICSPDYLAIYAPGSICVHHSQPLLTRLIKAAMYGYSVGHLRKRTALTLTPQLKDAPFLALVTLAPFATATLTALHLTFRLRNRLTRAQQIRASILLLDQQILANASLIVRQFGLPMALSSLISRQLRRSFTTATVIDVLHQGPTATLYDLAYSLGLWLSIALEN, from the coding sequence GTGAGCGGCCAGGAGACTAGGAAGTCCGTCCGCCTCGATCGAAGGTCAGGTAGCAGGCTTGGTCCGCTCATCCTCGATCCGCGAGCGGGCGCCCTCCTCGCCATCACCGGCGATCTCCCTCACCACTTCGACACCGACAACCCCGGCAACTACCGGTCACTCATGGCAGCTGGGGTTTTGGTCCCCTCATCTCGATCCGCTACCCCAAGCGTCTCGGTCGTGATACCAACACGCAACCCTCCCGCTGATAGCTTCAATTCCCTCGTACAAACTCTCGCCACCTCCCCTTGGGTGAGTGAAGTCATTATCGTTGACGACGCCTCCGACCACCCGATCAGGGTCGACAACGCCCTCATCCTGCGCAACGAGGTAACCCTCGGCCCGGGCGCCGCACGCAATCAGGGTGCACAAAGGAGCACGAATGAGGTGCTGCTCTTCATCGATGCGGATATCGTCAGCGTCGATGAAGAGCTCTGCTCCCTCCTCAAATTGCTCACCCACCGCCAGATCGTCGCGCTCGCTCCACGGGTGATCGAGGAAGAGCACCCCTCACCCCTCGATCTTGGCCCCTCACCGACGATCGTCGATGGCCAACACCTCAACCATCTTCCAGGTGCCGTCCTTGCGATCGATAGACGACGCTTCGAGGCCGTTGGTGGCTTTGCGGAGGATCTGCGCCTCGGTGAGGATGTCGATCTGATCAACCGCATCTGCTCCCCCGACTACTTGGCTATCTACGCACCGGGCAGCATCTGCGTCCATCACTCCCAACCCTTGCTAACCCGACTCATCAAGGCTGCCATGTACGGGTACTCAGTCGGTCATCTCCGCAAGAGGACAGCGCTCACACTCACTCCACAGCTAAAGGATGCCCCTTTTCTCGCCCTAGTCACTCTTGCACCCTTCGCGACGGCGACACTCACGGCCCTCCATCTCACCTTCCGACTCAGGAACCGCCTCACTCGCGCTCAACAGATCAGGGCTTCGATCCTGCTTCTCGACCAGCAGATCCTTGCCAATGCATCGCTCATCGTACGCCAGTTCGGGCTCCCCATGGCGCTGTCATCGCTCATCTCGAGACAGCTGCGACGTTCCTTCACGACCGCGACGGTCATCGACGTTCTTCATCAGGGACCTACCGCGACGCTCTACGATCTGGCCTACTCACTTGGACTTTGGCTATCGATCGCACTCGAAAATTGA
- a CDS encoding ATP-binding protein translates to MNPAENPYNPGAGTPPPELTGRDGLIEGFGSTAKRLVRGMPGQSTVLVGLRGVGKTVLLNVFETQAAAAGAIAEHLEADQDTLTPDVLARRMRSALYKLAPQDSWGRGALAIALRVVASVRVTFAPRGVTLGLDVEPLSGTGDSGDLREDFVDLFVAVGEAAREHGRGVVLAIDELQNLPDDVFRALIMGLHRCSQLKLPVMAVGAGLPTIKGKAGDVKTYAERLFQFVEIGSLDTSDATRALVVPAEQSGIRFDGMAVDEILARSQGYPYFLQEWGFGVWNTAAGPIISREDVMRADRNVQTKLDESFFGVRMGRLTAQERQYLRAMADLGPGPYRSSDVASALGMTLQRAAPIRGRLMGKGMIWSSDYGETAFSVPLFAEYLRRDVVVPTRSIEPRR, encoded by the coding sequence ATGAATCCGGCGGAGAATCCGTACAACCCTGGGGCTGGGACTCCACCACCCGAACTCACCGGCCGTGACGGCCTGATCGAAGGGTTTGGGAGTACCGCCAAGCGCTTGGTTCGGGGTATGCCTGGGCAGAGTACGGTACTCGTTGGTCTTCGTGGAGTAGGCAAGACGGTGCTTCTCAATGTATTTGAGACCCAGGCCGCGGCCGCTGGTGCGATTGCGGAACACTTAGAGGCCGACCAGGATACTCTCACGCCTGATGTACTGGCGCGCCGGATGCGAAGTGCTCTCTATAAGTTGGCACCTCAGGATAGCTGGGGGCGAGGGGCATTAGCCATCGCCCTGCGAGTCGTCGCCTCTGTCCGCGTTACCTTTGCCCCACGCGGGGTAACCCTTGGACTTGATGTGGAGCCCTTGAGTGGCACCGGAGATTCTGGTGATCTCAGGGAAGACTTCGTGGATCTCTTCGTAGCCGTTGGGGAAGCAGCCCGTGAACATGGACGTGGAGTAGTTCTTGCAATCGATGAACTACAGAATCTCCCCGATGATGTGTTCCGCGCCCTCATTATGGGGCTGCATCGATGTTCACAGCTCAAGCTGCCGGTGATGGCTGTGGGTGCCGGTCTCCCAACTATCAAGGGAAAGGCGGGCGACGTGAAGACCTACGCTGAACGACTCTTTCAATTCGTCGAGATCGGGTCCCTTGATACGAGTGACGCCACGCGTGCTCTTGTAGTTCCCGCTGAACAATCCGGCATCAGATTCGACGGCATGGCCGTGGACGAGATCTTGGCGCGCTCGCAGGGCTATCCCTATTTCCTGCAGGAGTGGGGGTTTGGCGTCTGGAATACTGCTGCGGGGCCGATCATCTCCCGCGAGGATGTCATGCGCGCAGACCGGAATGTACAGACGAAGTTGGATGAGTCCTTCTTTGGCGTTCGCATGGGTAGGTTGACCGCTCAAGAGAGACAGTATCTTCGCGCTATGGCCGATCTGGGACCAGGACCCTATCGATCGAGTGATGTTGCCAGCGCTCTTGGCATGACCCTACAGCGAGCCGCGCCGATTCGTGGACGCCTTATGGGTAAGGGGATGATCTGGTCCAGCGATTATGGCGAGACAGCCTTCAGTGTGCCCCTCTTTGCCGAGTACCTTCGCCGGGATGTGGTGGTACCGACCCGTTCGATTGAGCCGCGACGTTAG
- the argH gene encoding argininosuccinate lyase, whose protein sequence is MTLWQSRLSAPPADALLAFTESLSFDQKLWRFDIQGSRAHVLGLTRAKLLTEEESVSLLEALDSVYSELETGSFQFLPSDEDIHTAVERRVTELIGDAGAKLHSGRSRNDQIALDLRLYSRSAIFAIAQGVVDFLTMIADVAEAAGDAVMPGYTHTQRAQPVPIGHYLLAHGWALRRDLDRLLATYGRMDVSPLGAGALAGTTLAIDPEFTATELGFAAAFMNSFDAVSDRDFVVEVLFDIALLGVHLSRFAEEIVMFTTEEFGFFRLDDSYSTGSSMLPQKKNPDIAELARGKTGRYIGNLVSLLVTLKGTPLTYNRDLQEDKEPLFDSVEQMIRELVAFHGMVSTMTFDYERLRAAASSEYLQAIDIAEYLVTNGVPFRRAHGIAAGLVRDSLERRVPLRELVGAHPQLGEEAMSLIEADAAVRRRSVAGGASIDSVVAQLKRYRQELHDLTGVVVSLNPDLED, encoded by the coding sequence ATGACCCTATGGCAGAGCCGACTGAGCGCACCCCCTGCGGATGCATTACTCGCCTTCACAGAGAGCCTCTCCTTCGATCAGAAGCTCTGGCGTTTCGATATTCAAGGATCCCGAGCCCATGTTCTTGGACTGACGCGCGCCAAGTTGCTCACTGAGGAGGAGAGTGTCTCCCTCCTAGAGGCACTCGATAGCGTCTACTCGGAGCTCGAGACTGGAAGTTTCCAGTTTCTCCCTTCTGATGAGGACATCCACACCGCCGTTGAACGGCGGGTGACGGAGCTGATCGGTGATGCAGGTGCCAAGTTACACTCTGGGCGTTCTCGCAATGACCAGATCGCCCTTGATCTGCGTCTCTATAGCCGCAGTGCGATCTTTGCGATCGCTCAGGGGGTGGTTGACTTTCTTACGATGATCGCCGATGTCGCTGAGGCAGCGGGGGATGCGGTCATGCCTGGTTATACCCATACACAGCGGGCACAGCCGGTACCGATAGGCCATTACCTCCTCGCACATGGTTGGGCGCTTCGCCGTGATCTGGACCGGTTGCTCGCGACCTATGGCCGTATGGATGTCTCGCCATTGGGTGCCGGAGCACTCGCTGGCACCACGTTGGCGATTGACCCGGAGTTCACCGCAACTGAGCTCGGTTTTGCCGCCGCCTTTATGAACAGCTTCGATGCGGTCTCTGATCGGGACTTCGTCGTGGAGGTCCTCTTTGACATCGCCTTGCTCGGCGTTCATCTCTCTCGCTTTGCCGAGGAGATCGTGATGTTCACCACCGAGGAGTTTGGCTTCTTCCGCCTCGATGACTCCTACTCGACCGGCTCCTCCATGCTACCCCAGAAGAAGAACCCCGATATCGCAGAGCTTGCGCGGGGAAAGACTGGCCGCTATATCGGCAATCTCGTCTCGCTGCTCGTCACCCTTAAGGGTACTCCTCTGACCTATAACCGTGACCTCCAGGAGGACAAGGAGCCACTCTTTGACTCGGTTGAGCAGATGATTCGTGAACTCGTAGCCTTTCACGGCATGGTCTCGACCATGACCTTTGACTACGAGCGTCTGCGGGCAGCCGCATCATCGGAGTACCTCCAAGCCATCGACATCGCAGAGTATCTGGTGACCAACGGAGTGCCGTTTCGTCGGGCTCACGGGATCGCCGCTGGCCTTGTCCGTGACTCCCTCGAGCGTAGGGTACCCCTGCGCGAACTAGTGGGAGCTCACCCTCAGCTTGGGGAGGAGGCGATGTCGCTGATCGAGGCAGATGCCGCGGTACGTCGTCGTTCTGTGGCAGGTGGTGCATCGATTGACTCTGTCGTCGCCCAGCTCAAGCGCTATCGTCAAGAACTGCACGACTTAACAGGTGTGGTGGTGAGTTTGAACCCCGATCTCGAAGATTGA
- a CDS encoding argininosuccinate synthase, with translation MAKTVVLAYSGGLDTSVALKWLQVEKGYEVIACSVDVGQQEDLEEVRVRALATGAKVAEVVEVQDEFANEFIARAIRAGALYENRYPLVSSLSRPIISKHLVEVARRYGADAVAHGCTGKGNDQVRFEVAIRTLAPDLEVLAPVREWGFAREDSIDYGLAHGVQINANRANPYSIDQNLWGRAIECGEMEDPWNSPPSDIYAYTLPHGSVPESVIIGFNQGVPVSLDGEELPLYLLITRLNAIAGSYGIGRIDMVENRRVGIKSREVYEAPAATVLLEAHRQLEDITLERELAHAKIELGLQWATLVYDGLWYSPLRMALDAFMEEASTVVTGEVRVRFSPNGFVVDGRRSPLSLYDYELATYARADTFNHLDAEGFVKIFGLGLETWSKRQGRVQP, from the coding sequence ATGGCAAAGACGGTAGTGCTCGCGTATTCCGGGGGACTAGATACTTCAGTTGCACTGAAGTGGTTGCAGGTCGAGAAGGGGTACGAGGTCATCGCCTGTTCGGTCGACGTCGGTCAGCAGGAGGACCTCGAGGAGGTACGAGTTCGCGCCCTCGCGACCGGCGCTAAGGTGGCAGAGGTCGTTGAGGTCCAAGATGAGTTCGCCAATGAGTTCATCGCCCGCGCGATTCGCGCTGGAGCTCTCTATGAGAACCGGTACCCGCTGGTCTCCTCCCTCTCTCGTCCGATCATCTCCAAGCACCTTGTTGAGGTAGCCCGGCGCTATGGAGCGGATGCCGTCGCTCACGGTTGTACCGGCAAGGGAAATGATCAGGTGCGTTTTGAGGTGGCGATCCGCACCCTTGCCCCTGACCTTGAGGTCCTTGCTCCGGTGCGTGAGTGGGGGTTCGCCCGTGAGGACTCCATCGACTATGGACTTGCACACGGGGTACAGATCAATGCCAACCGGGCGAATCCCTACTCGATCGATCAGAACCTCTGGGGACGCGCGATCGAGTGCGGCGAGATGGAGGATCCCTGGAACTCCCCACCATCAGATATTTATGCCTATACCCTTCCCCATGGTTCGGTTCCAGAGAGTGTGATCATCGGGTTCAACCAGGGGGTTCCGGTCTCCCTGGATGGGGAGGAGCTTCCCCTCTATCTCCTCATTACCCGTTTGAACGCGATCGCTGGGAGCTACGGGATTGGCCGTATCGACATGGTGGAGAACCGTCGAGTGGGTATCAAGTCGCGTGAGGTCTATGAGGCTCCGGCGGCGACGGTGCTCCTTGAGGCACATCGCCAGCTCGAGGATATCACCTTAGAGCGCGAGCTTGCTCATGCGAAGATTGAGCTGGGTCTCCAATGGGCGACGCTCGTCTACGACGGCCTCTGGTACTCCCCGCTGCGTATGGCCCTCGATGCCTTCATGGAGGAGGCATCGACCGTCGTCACCGGTGAGGTGCGGGTGCGGTTCTCCCCGAATGGGTTTGTTGTGGATGGACGGCGGAGCCCGCTCTCCCTCTATGACTATGAGCTCGCTACCTATGCCAGGGCTGACACCTTTAATCACCTCGATGCCGAGGGATTTGTGAAGATCTTCGGGTTAGGACTTGAGACTTGGTCAAAGCGACAGGGTAGAGTACAGCCATGA
- the argR gene encoding arginine repressor, producing the protein MAKNQRQYRIAKLISQAPISAQQQLVDMLADEGITATQATVSRDLDELGAIKVKGPGGASIYAIPDLPRDQISTEGYLKRVLGEWVVEVVNSGDLVMLKTPPGCAHVVASALDRTRPDGVLGTVAGDDTVLVLADQPMGGDHLAKLMREVAGLPG; encoded by the coding sequence GTGGCAAAGAACCAACGTCAGTATCGCATCGCCAAGCTGATCAGCCAGGCACCGATCTCAGCACAGCAGCAGCTTGTGGACATGTTGGCCGATGAGGGGATTACCGCTACCCAGGCGACGGTCTCAAGGGACCTAGACGAGCTCGGTGCCATCAAGGTGAAGGGTCCTGGCGGTGCCAGCATCTACGCCATCCCCGATCTGCCGAGAGATCAGATCAGCACCGAGGGGTACTTGAAGCGGGTCCTTGGTGAGTGGGTCGTGGAGGTCGTCAACTCTGGTGATCTAGTGATGTTAAAGACCCCGCCAGGATGTGCTCATGTTGTCGCCTCGGCTTTGGATCGCACACGCCCGGACGGAGTACTCGGCACGGTCGCAGGGGATGATACCGTCCTGGTGCTCGCCGATCAGCCGATGGGGGGTGATCACCTGGCCAAGCTCATGCGAGAGGTGGCTGGTTTGCCTGGGTGA
- a CDS encoding aminotransferase class III-fold pyridoxal phosphate-dependent enzyme — protein MTGTLLGLYGAPMANIVRGQGSWLYDDAGHKYLDFLSGIAVTSLGHANPVIGEALTNQLGRVLHTSNFFTTPPGLAAAAKIGEIAPFEDAGVFFCNSGAEAVEAALKLLRRALPDRPKVVVLSDSFHGRTFGALSATMQPAKRIPFAPLLEGFIQVPLNDVGALGDALKDPAIGAVLFEPIQGEAGVYPLADDFAEALITAQRELDILLVADEIQTGLCRTGEWLASSHYGIVPDIFMLAKALGNGIPIGALVAKPEVGATFVPGDHGSTFGGNPIASSAAVAVIEFMQRSSMPERVRHLGDLALPLLKPLPGVTNVEGRGLMLGLQLAAPVAKDVVTKAFAAGLILNAPKADRLRLLPPLTISEPELNQGCEILAGVLTETLQ, from the coding sequence ATGACGGGAACGCTTCTCGGGCTCTATGGGGCACCGATGGCTAACATTGTACGAGGACAGGGTAGCTGGCTCTATGACGATGCGGGTCATAAGTACTTGGACTTTCTCTCTGGGATTGCGGTCACCTCGCTCGGGCACGCAAATCCAGTGATCGGGGAGGCGCTTACCAACCAGCTTGGACGAGTGCTCCATACCTCTAACTTCTTCACTACTCCTCCAGGGTTAGCGGCTGCCGCAAAGATCGGGGAGATCGCACCCTTTGAGGATGCGGGTGTCTTCTTCTGTAACTCGGGTGCGGAGGCGGTGGAGGCCGCCCTGAAGCTGTTACGACGGGCACTTCCGGATCGGCCAAAGGTCGTGGTGTTGAGTGACTCATTCCATGGTCGTACCTTTGGAGCGCTGTCAGCGACGATGCAACCGGCCAAACGGATACCGTTTGCGCCGCTTCTCGAGGGATTTATCCAGGTGCCCCTCAACGATGTGGGGGCACTTGGTGATGCCCTCAAGGATCCAGCGATCGGTGCCGTTCTCTTCGAACCAATTCAGGGTGAGGCTGGGGTCTATCCGCTCGCCGATGACTTCGCCGAGGCGTTGATCACCGCTCAACGTGAGCTTGACATCCTTTTGGTAGCCGACGAGATCCAGACTGGGTTGTGTCGAACAGGGGAGTGGCTCGCCTCCTCCCACTACGGGATTGTGCCAGATATCTTTATGCTCGCGAAGGCTCTCGGCAACGGTATCCCGATCGGAGCGCTGGTGGCCAAGCCTGAGGTAGGTGCGACCTTTGTTCCCGGTGACCATGGGTCGACCTTTGGGGGTAATCCGATCGCGAGTAGCGCAGCGGTTGCGGTCATCGAGTTCATGCAGCGTTCGTCGATGCCAGAACGTGTTCGTCACCTCGGTGATCTCGCCCTTCCTCTCCTCAAACCTCTGCCTGGAGTGACCAACGTTGAGGGGAGAGGGTTGATGTTGGGTCTGCAGTTGGCGGCACCTGTTGCCAAGGATGTAGTGACTAAGGCCTTTGCGGCTGGCCTCATCCTCAATGCTCCGAAGGCGGACCGGTTGCGACTGCTGCCGCCACTCACGATCTCGGAGCCGGAGCTGAACCAGGGCTGTGAGATTCTCGCTGGTGTCCTCACAGAGACCCTCCAATGA
- the argB gene encoding acetylglutamate kinase → MITSDPHLRARTLVEALPYIRRFHDQVIVIKYGGNVLGDEAASLTELAEDVALMRSVGMRPVIVHGGGPQIDELADRLGLTPSFVHGLRVTDAAMLEVVRMALLGTVNPAIVTALGHQGAAAVGLSGADSSLAIATRISEELGFVGEIRRVESQVVTELVEAGVVPVVASLGVEVGGGLLNVNADSFAAALAVALGAAKLIFLTNVVGLLEEVDDPGSLIARAGVDEVQRLIEGGQIQGGMIPKVAAALGAATGGVERVHLIDGTVPHSLLLELLTDEGVGTMIEGGSQ, encoded by the coding sequence GTGATCACATCAGACCCACACCTTCGCGCACGCACCCTGGTCGAGGCGTTGCCCTACATTCGCCGCTTCCATGACCAGGTCATCGTCATCAAGTATGGAGGCAACGTGCTTGGTGATGAGGCAGCATCACTCACGGAGTTGGCCGAGGATGTCGCGCTGATGCGCTCGGTCGGGATGCGCCCGGTCATTGTCCATGGAGGGGGGCCCCAGATCGATGAGCTGGCCGATCGTCTTGGTCTCACACCCTCGTTTGTGCATGGACTCCGGGTGACTGATGCGGCGATGCTTGAGGTGGTGCGCATGGCACTCCTTGGCACCGTCAATCCGGCTATTGTAACCGCTCTTGGTCATCAGGGTGCTGCGGCCGTTGGACTCTCAGGGGCCGACAGCTCACTGGCGATCGCGACGAGGATCTCAGAGGAGCTCGGCTTTGTTGGGGAGATTCGACGGGTCGAGAGCCAGGTGGTCACGGAGCTGGTCGAGGCTGGGGTCGTACCGGTGGTGGCGAGTCTTGGCGTGGAGGTGGGCGGAGGACTGTTGAACGTCAACGCTGACTCCTTTGCAGCTGCACTTGCGGTTGCACTTGGGGCAGCGAAGTTGATCTTCCTGACCAACGTTGTTGGTCTCCTCGAAGAGGTAGATGATCCGGGGAGTCTGATCGCAAGGGCCGGTGTTGATGAGGTGCAGCGCCTGATCGAGGGTGGCCAGATTCAAGGTGGGATGATCCCGAAGGTCGCCGCAGCACTCGGTGCTGCGACAGGTGGAGTCGAACGGGTCCATTTGATCGACGGGACGGTCCCTCACTCGCTATTGTTGGAGTTATTGACTGATGAGGGTGTCGGAACGATGATCGAGGGAGGATCGCAATGA
- the argJ gene encoding bifunctional glutamate N-acetyltransferase/amino-acid acetyltransferase ArgJ: MSVTFPEGIRAAGVASGIKGDGALDLAFVGFSDGGAHVGAAVFTKSAAAAAPVQVSRDHLRTSKGRIRGVVLSSGNANALTGGAGLDAARLMTSLAVANLGGEKSEYLVCSTGLIGIPFPIERIEPGLALLAAELGTDPHAGERAAHAIRTTDTFAKEAQAVGDGFRVGGMAKGAAMIAPNMATMLCVLTTDATLTPERAQSALGWVVDQTFNRITIDGCTSTNDTVVLLASEVGSEPGPDFEESLLEVAAKLAYAIVSDAEGGSKVGRVRVSGGATVSEAETCARRVASSLLVKCSLLGSDPYWGRVLAEVGNALPEADMSAVSVAYQGIRVCEGGLDASARLSVADRRRLDHRMQEREIVIEIDLGRGSESVEVLTADIGHGYLEENRGTS; encoded by the coding sequence CCCAGAGGGTATCAGAGCTGCTGGCGTGGCGTCAGGGATCAAGGGAGACGGTGCTCTGGACTTGGCCTTCGTTGGTTTCTCCGACGGGGGAGCCCATGTTGGTGCTGCGGTCTTCACCAAGAGCGCGGCAGCGGCTGCACCGGTGCAGGTGTCACGAGATCACCTCCGTACGTCGAAGGGTCGCATCAGAGGAGTGGTGCTCTCCTCGGGCAATGCGAATGCACTCACTGGTGGGGCCGGACTGGATGCGGCAAGGCTCATGACCTCACTGGCGGTTGCAAACCTTGGGGGCGAGAAGTCTGAGTACCTCGTCTGTTCGACCGGGCTGATCGGGATCCCGTTCCCCATCGAGAGGATTGAACCAGGTCTTGCGCTGCTCGCCGCTGAGCTCGGCACCGATCCCCATGCGGGGGAGCGCGCAGCCCATGCGATTCGCACCACCGACACCTTTGCCAAGGAGGCGCAGGCGGTCGGTGATGGTTTCCGGGTGGGTGGGATGGCCAAAGGGGCGGCGATGATCGCGCCCAATATGGCCACCATGCTCTGCGTGCTCACGACTGATGCGACCCTTACGCCGGAGAGAGCCCAGAGTGCGCTCGGTTGGGTTGTCGATCAGACCTTTAACCGGATCACCATCGATGGTTGCACCTCTACCAACGATACGGTTGTCCTGCTGGCCTCTGAGGTGGGTAGCGAACCTGGCCCGGACTTCGAGGAGAGCCTCCTCGAAGTGGCTGCGAAGCTGGCGTATGCGATCGTCTCCGATGCTGAGGGCGGGAGCAAGGTGGGACGAGTGAGGGTGAGTGGAGGTGCAACCGTCTCCGAGGCCGAAACGTGTGCTCGCAGGGTCGCAAGCTCATTGCTGGTGAAGTGTTCGTTGCTTGGGAGTGATCCCTACTGGGGGCGGGTGCTGGCAGAGGTTGGGAACGCTCTGCCCGAGGCCGATATGAGTGCTGTCTCTGTGGCCTATCAAGGGATACGGGTTTGCGAAGGCGGACTCGATGCGAGTGCACGCCTGAGCGTGGCAGATCGGCGTCGACTCGATCATCGTATGCAAGAGCGCGAAATCGTCATCGAGATCGACTTAGGTAGAGGTTCTGAAAGCGTGGAAGTCTTAACCGCTGACATTGGGCATGGTTATCTTGAGGAGAACCGGGGAACCTCGTGA